CATTTTGACAGAAGCAAGCCGCACTGCAACATTGGCACCATCGGCCACGTTGACCACGGTAAAACCACTTTGACCGCTGCAATCTGCACCACCCTTGCTGCTAAGGGTCTTGCCGCTGCAAAGCGTTTCGACGAAATCGACAACGCTCCGGAAGAAAAGGCTCGTGGTATCACG
The sequence above is drawn from the Fibrobacter sp. UWB16 genome and encodes:
- a CDS encoding GTP-binding protein; this translates as MAKEHFDRSKPHCNIGTIGHVDHGKTTLTAAICTTLAAKGLAAAKRFDEIDNAPEEKARGITINTSHVEYTTANRHYAHVDCPGHADYVKNMVTGAAQMDGAILV